The proteins below are encoded in one region of Paenibacillus albus:
- a CDS encoding electron transfer flavoprotein subunit alpha/FixB family protein yields MSDTEKRTALVYAECAEGALRRVALEALGAARRLAGDGGSVHAVVVGGGASAAALGTAAAELAARGAEVVHVVDDPALAGFAPEAYAAAIGAAIAAVQPSIIVLGHTAAGRELAPRVAAAVNGGHIADVTAVDVDDDGGAAAIFTRPLYAGKAFEQRRFLPGAPQVITVRPNNLPVAEPVAPGSEGTIAALAYSAPPLWTIVRDVVRKASGRIDLAEADIIVSGGRGVRSAEGFAPLEELAAVVGGAVGASRGACDAGYCDYSLQIGQTGKTVTPKLYIACGISGAIQHLAGMSQSRVIVAINKDPDAPIFGVADYGIVGDLFDVVPLLTEQFRAILQKPGP; encoded by the coding sequence ATGAGCGATACAGAGAAACGAACGGCACTCGTGTATGCCGAGTGCGCGGAGGGGGCTTTGCGGCGCGTGGCGCTGGAAGCGCTCGGCGCAGCAAGGCGGCTAGCCGGAGACGGCGGCAGCGTCCACGCCGTCGTTGTCGGCGGCGGAGCGTCCGCGGCGGCGCTTGGCACTGCCGCCGCGGAGCTCGCCGCGCGCGGGGCGGAGGTCGTCCACGTGGTTGACGACCCCGCCCTCGCGGGCTTTGCGCCTGAGGCGTACGCCGCCGCCATCGGCGCTGCCATTGCTGCGGTGCAGCCGAGCATCATCGTGCTCGGCCACACCGCGGCGGGGCGCGAGCTCGCGCCCCGCGTGGCCGCCGCCGTGAATGGCGGCCACATCGCGGATGTGACCGCCGTCGACGTCGATGACGACGGCGGCGCAGCCGCGATCTTCACTCGCCCGCTCTACGCCGGCAAGGCGTTCGAGCAGCGGCGGTTTCTCCCCGGCGCACCGCAGGTCATTACGGTGCGCCCGAACAATCTGCCCGTCGCGGAGCCGGTCGCTCCCGGCAGCGAGGGCACGATCGCGGCGCTGGCGTATTCAGCGCCGCCGCTGTGGACCATCGTCCGCGACGTTGTTCGCAAAGCGAGCGGACGGATCGATCTAGCCGAGGCCGACATCATCGTCTCCGGCGGCAGAGGGGTTCGCAGCGCGGAGGGCTTCGCGCCGCTTGAAGAGCTTGCCGCCGTCGTCGGCGGCGCGGTCGGCGCATCTCGAGGCGCCTGCGATGCCGGCTACTGCGATTACTCGCTGCAGATCGGGCAGACCGGCAAGACCGTCACGCCGAAGCTCTACATCGCCTGCGGCATCAGCGGCGCGATTCAGCATCTCGCGGGCATGAGTCAGTCCCGTGTTATCGTCGCCATCAACAAAGACCCCGATGCCCCAATCTTCGGCGTCGCCGATTACGGCATCGTCGGAGACCTGTTCGATGTCGTCCCTCTGCTGACCGAGCAATTCCGAGCCATATTGCAGAAGCCCGGCCCTTGA
- a CDS encoding histidine phosphatase family protein, with the protein MQTKLIFVRHAESTGPFLPELDRTRGLSERGQASLSRVCEMMNEKHVDHVVSSPYRRAMLTVQGWRIPVDCLLFVMKN; encoded by the coding sequence GTGCAAACAAAGCTGATTTTCGTCAGACATGCAGAGTCTACGGGGCCTTTTTTGCCTGAGCTTGACCGAACCCGGGGGCTGTCTGAGCGTGGACAAGCCTCCTTGAGCCGTGTTTGTGAGATGATGAATGAGAAGCATGTCGATCACGTCGTCTCCAGTCCGTATCGCCGAGCGATGCTTACCGTGCAGGGGTGGCGGATACCCGTGGATTGCCTGTTGTTTGTTATGAAGAATTAA
- a CDS encoding 3-hydroxyacyl-CoA dehydrogenase/enoyl-CoA hydratase family protein, whose product MGGKTPGPRISRAAVIGSGVMGAGIAAHLSNAGISVLLLDIPPTSLTEQEERAGRTLQDAAVRNRLAAASIARLVNQQPAALYDAAFARRITAGNLEDDLGKLAGVEWIVEAVVERLDVKQAVFERIEPWLGPETLVTTNTSGLSASAMAEGRGEKFRKHFAVTHFFNPPRHMKLVELVAGPDTEPTVMARLAAICERQLGKGVVTAKDTPNFIANRIGTYGMMTTFAAMKQFGLNVDEVDALTGPAMGRPKTATFRMLDLVGLDTLLHVVDNVRERSEDSEDQEAFARPPELEALVARGWIGEKAGSGFYRKIKRPGGGSDIETLQLDTMEYAPRRSVNSPVIEAAKSAKGAAGKLKALLFTDPNDRYAKFGWQVTKTMLLYSARQLGVVADTIDDIDKALVWGFNWELGPFELWDAIGLEKSVQRMRAEGDDIPGWLSEWLASGNKSFYKEEGQRRFYVDRGEFRQVEEKPDVISLAALKRAGRTILGNSGASLLDLGDEVACLVFHSPNNAIGGDILSAIRQSADEVSRNWRGLVIANEGRHFCVGANLMMLLMEAQNGDFDEVDDIIRLFQNSMLTLKRLDRPVVAAPHRMTLGGGVEACLPADRIIFSAETYFGLVETGVGLIPAGGGCKEAAVMASARAGATGDLQPHVNALFETIAMAKTSSSGYDVHRTGLMRPGDRVIMRDETRVAEAKRSVLELDQAGYEAPGSANARVRVAGREGRAVLQLGVEAMRLSGQISEHDVKIGRKLAHVIAGGDAAPGAEVSEQYLLDLEREAFLSLCGEPLTQARMRHMLTTGKPLRN is encoded by the coding sequence GTGGGAGGAAAAACGCCAGGGCCCCGCATTAGCCGTGCGGCGGTTATCGGGTCGGGTGTGATGGGAGCGGGGATCGCCGCTCATCTTTCGAATGCGGGCATTAGCGTGCTGCTGCTCGATATTCCGCCGACTTCGCTGACGGAGCAGGAGGAGCGCGCGGGCAGGACGCTGCAGGACGCTGCAGTGCGCAACCGTCTTGCAGCCGCCAGCATTGCAAGGCTTGTGAATCAACAGCCGGCGGCTTTGTATGATGCGGCTTTTGCAAGGCGCATTACGGCGGGCAACTTGGAGGATGACCTCGGCAAGCTGGCTGGCGTGGAGTGGATTGTTGAAGCCGTCGTGGAGCGGCTCGACGTGAAGCAGGCTGTTTTCGAGCGCATCGAGCCATGGCTTGGGCCGGAGACGCTCGTCACGACGAACACCTCCGGCTTATCGGCAAGCGCGATGGCAGAGGGGCGCGGCGAGAAGTTCCGGAAGCATTTTGCCGTCACCCACTTCTTCAACCCGCCTCGTCACATGAAGCTGGTCGAGCTTGTTGCCGGACCGGATACGGAGCCTACCGTCATGGCGCGGCTGGCCGCCATCTGCGAGCGACAGCTTGGCAAAGGCGTCGTCACTGCCAAAGACACGCCGAACTTCATTGCCAACCGGATTGGCACGTACGGGATGATGACGACTTTTGCGGCGATGAAGCAGTTTGGGCTGAACGTGGATGAGGTTGATGCACTTACCGGACCGGCGATGGGACGGCCGAAGACGGCGACGTTCCGCATGCTGGACCTCGTCGGACTCGATACGCTGCTGCATGTGGTGGACAATGTGCGGGAGCGGAGCGAGGATAGCGAGGATCAGGAAGCTTTTGCAAGGCCGCCGGAGCTTGAAGCGCTTGTGGCTAGAGGTTGGATCGGCGAGAAGGCTGGAAGCGGCTTCTATCGCAAAATCAAACGTCCCGGTGGAGGCAGCGACATCGAGACGCTTCAGTTGGATACGATGGAGTACGCACCGCGAAGGAGCGTGAACTCCCCGGTTATCGAGGCGGCGAAGTCGGCAAAAGGTGCCGCGGGCAAGCTCAAGGCGCTCCTCTTCACCGATCCGAACGACCGTTACGCCAAGTTTGGGTGGCAGGTGACCAAGACAATGCTGCTCTATTCTGCGCGGCAGCTCGGCGTTGTTGCGGATACGATTGACGACATCGATAAGGCGCTCGTCTGGGGCTTCAACTGGGAGCTTGGGCCCTTCGAGCTCTGGGATGCAATCGGGCTGGAGAAGTCGGTGCAGCGGATGCGGGCAGAGGGCGACGATATACCGGGGTGGCTAAGTGAGTGGCTGGCTTCGGGAAATAAAAGCTTTTACAAGGAGGAGGGACAGCGCAGATTTTACGTGGACAGAGGCGAATTCCGGCAGGTGGAGGAGAAGCCCGATGTCATATCGCTTGCTGCGCTGAAGCGTGCCGGCCGAACCATTCTCGGTAACTCAGGCGCTTCGCTGCTGGACCTTGGCGATGAAGTCGCTTGCCTTGTCTTTCATTCGCCGAACAATGCAATTGGCGGAGATATCCTCAGCGCGATTCGGCAAAGCGCGGATGAGGTTAGCCGCAACTGGCGAGGGCTCGTAATTGCTAATGAGGGACGGCATTTCTGCGTTGGTGCCAACCTCATGATGCTGCTCATGGAAGCGCAAAACGGTGACTTCGATGAGGTTGACGATATAATTCGCCTGTTCCAAAACAGCATGCTGACGCTGAAGCGGCTTGATCGGCCGGTCGTCGCGGCACCGCACCGGATGACGCTTGGCGGCGGGGTGGAGGCGTGCTTGCCTGCGGATCGGATTATTTTCTCGGCGGAGACGTATTTCGGACTCGTCGAGACAGGAGTCGGGCTGATTCCGGCAGGCGGCGGCTGCAAAGAAGCGGCGGTGATGGCTTCGGCGCGAGCCGGGGCAACGGGGGATCTTCAGCCACACGTGAACGCGCTGTTCGAGACGATTGCAATGGCGAAGACGTCGAGCAGCGGCTACGATGTGCACCGCACTGGGCTGATGCGGCCAGGGGATCGCGTCATTATGCGCGATGAGACGCGCGTGGCGGAGGCTAAACGCAGCGTGCTTGAGCTGGATCAGGCGGGGTACGAGGCACCAGGGTCGGCGAATGCTCGCGTTCGGGTTGCGGGCCGCGAAGGGCGCGCCGTTCTGCAGCTTGGCGTGGAAGCGATGCGCCTCAGCGGGCAAATTAGCGAGCACGATGTGAAGATCGGCCGCAAGCTCGCGCATGTCATTGCAGGCGGCGATGCGGCGCCAGGGGCTGAAGTGAGCGAGCAGTACTTGCTCGATCTGGAGCGCGAAGCGTTCCTCAGCTTGTGCGGCGAGCCGCTGACGCAGGCTCGGATGCGGCATATGCTCACGACGGGCAAGCCGCTGCGGAACTAG
- a CDS encoding GNAT family N-acetyltransferase, with translation MELIYREMTIDDYEAAYTLWMKTEGMVLSGADSEEEIDAYLARNPGASFVCEADGELVGTILGGHDGRRGFIYHVAVSTDTRGRGIGQRLVQLSLGKLSEAGIAKCHLFVLEDNPIGSRFWARTGWQKREGILLFSKDT, from the coding sequence ATGGAGCTGATTTATCGGGAAATGACGATTGACGATTACGAAGCTGCCTACACGCTATGGATGAAGACGGAGGGGATGGTGCTCAGCGGCGCCGACTCCGAAGAAGAGATCGACGCTTATTTGGCGCGAAATCCGGGCGCAAGCTTCGTCTGCGAGGCCGATGGTGAACTGGTAGGAACGATACTAGGCGGACATGACGGTCGGCGAGGATTTATCTATCATGTTGCCGTATCGACGGATACGCGCGGCAGGGGCATCGGACAGCGGCTCGTGCAGCTTTCGCTGGGCAAGCTGAGCGAAGCGGGCATTGCCAAATGCCATCTCTTCGTACTGGAGGACAATCCGATCGGGAGCAGGTTTTGGGCTCGGACGGGCTGGCAGAAGCGGGAAGGGATATTGTTATTTTCGAAGGATACATAG
- a CDS encoding electron transfer flavoprotein subunit beta/FixA family protein, whose product MQLVVLMKQTFDTEEKIEIVNGTADEQNVKFIINPYDEYALEEALRLREAHGGTVTVVSCGSDRAIEALRTALAMGADEAVLLSAESLQGDDGFAVASALAKVVEQLKPDLLLAGLFAVDRGAGSVALQIAERLGLPQAAAALKVEVKDADGGNANAAGNSLSPSGASWSGGGVKQVAVVERDTEWGVETVEVPLPALITAQQGLNEPRYPSLPGIMKAKKKPLKQISASELGLAADDLAPRTKRVALLAPPVRAAGRKLGGTPQEQAAQLADLLQREAKLF is encoded by the coding sequence ATGCAGCTGGTCGTTCTGATGAAGCAGACGTTCGATACGGAGGAAAAAATCGAGATCGTGAACGGGACCGCAGACGAGCAAAATGTAAAATTCATCATTAATCCATATGACGAGTACGCGTTGGAAGAAGCGCTTCGGCTGCGCGAGGCACACGGCGGGACCGTCACCGTCGTCTCCTGCGGATCGGACCGCGCCATCGAGGCGCTCCGAACCGCTCTTGCTATGGGCGCAGACGAAGCGGTCCTGCTGTCTGCGGAGAGCTTGCAAGGCGATGACGGCTTCGCGGTAGCCTCTGCCCTCGCCAAGGTGGTGGAGCAGTTGAAGCCTGACCTGCTGCTCGCCGGATTGTTCGCCGTGGATCGCGGCGCAGGCAGCGTCGCCCTGCAAATCGCGGAGCGGCTCGGACTGCCGCAAGCGGCAGCGGCGCTGAAGGTGGAAGTTAAGGATGCGGATGGCGGTAATGCAAATGCAGCAGGAAACAGCCTAAGCCCAAGCGGAGCATCGTGGTCTGGCGGCGGAGTGAAACAAGTCGCTGTCGTCGAACGTGACACCGAATGGGGCGTAGAGACGGTGGAGGTTCCCCTCCCCGCTCTTATTACGGCACAGCAGGGATTGAACGAGCCAAGATATCCGTCGCTGCCCGGCATCATGAAGGCGAAGAAGAAGCCGCTGAAGCAGATCAGCGCTTCGGAGCTTGGGCTCGCGGCGGACGATCTGGCACCGCGGACGAAGCGCGTCGCGCTGCTCGCGCCGCCGGTTCGCGCGGCAGGCCGCAAGCTCGGCGGCACGCCGCAGGAGCAAGCCGCACAGCTTGCGGATCTGCTGCAGCGCGAAGCGAAATTGTTCTAG
- a CDS encoding histidine phosphatase family protein, with translation MADTRGLPVVCYEELRERRLHGPEYPLAGEEFLGVIQRSFEDKRFALPGGESFEEVQQRALPVIKQLLCEHQGKTVVVGTHGNIMAMLLNAFDERYDYEFWRSVEMPDVYEVEFDGEQLVEVRRLWS, from the coding sequence GTGGCGGATACCCGTGGATTGCCTGTTGTTTGTTATGAAGAATTAAGGGAGCGCCGGCTGCATGGTCCCGAATATCCGCTTGCAGGAGAAGAATTCCTCGGAGTGATTCAGCGTTCCTTTGAAGACAAGCGCTTCGCGCTCCCAGGAGGAGAGTCGTTCGAAGAGGTTCAGCAGCGAGCACTGCCGGTTATCAAGCAGCTGCTTTGCGAGCATCAAGGTAAAACGGTTGTCGTCGGGACTCATGGTAACATTATGGCCATGCTGCTGAACGCGTTCGATGAACGGTATGATTATGAGTTCTGGCGGAGCGTGGAGATGCCGGATGTATACGAAGTGGAGTTCGATGGCGAGCAGCTTGTGGAGGTAAGACGGTTATGGAGCTGA
- a CDS encoding GNAT family N-acetyltransferase, with protein sequence MLRIDICRVERLEDYDLTSLLTESEAEGFRHIRRFVNEYLDGSNRFDLEGEVLFLARVNGLVAGVGGLNREMSDKTRRAAGRVRRVYVASAYRRQGVARALMKAILEHAENGSSFAYDRLVLRCGSSEADLFYRSLGFQTVEGNASITHELLFNLTSEEEQLMDNKSIQHMVIFDLKHSAGSAEAEQFLKDGQRLLTSIPVVRSFQVFNQVSAKNDYQYGFSMVFDNQADYEAYNAHPVHVDFVEGRWVPEVARFLEIDFKNYGG encoded by the coding sequence ATGCTGCGTATCGACATTTGTAGAGTAGAGCGTTTGGAAGACTACGATCTGACTTCTCTGCTGACAGAGAGTGAAGCGGAAGGTTTTCGCCATATCAGGCGGTTCGTGAACGAATATTTGGATGGTTCTAACCGGTTCGATCTCGAGGGTGAAGTGCTGTTCTTGGCGCGTGTGAATGGGCTGGTTGCTGGCGTTGGCGGGCTCAATCGAGAGATGAGTGACAAGACAAGGCGAGCGGCCGGTCGCGTGAGGCGAGTCTATGTAGCTTCGGCGTATCGCAGGCAGGGCGTAGCTCGTGCACTTATGAAAGCGATCTTGGAACATGCTGAGAATGGGAGCTCCTTCGCATATGATCGGCTAGTTTTGCGGTGCGGCAGTTCGGAGGCGGATTTATTTTATCGTTCGCTGGGGTTCCAAACGGTGGAAGGAAATGCGAGTATTACTCATGAACTATTATTCAATCTAACATCCGAGGAGGAACAATTAATGGATAACAAAAGCATTCAACATATGGTGATTTTTGATTTGAAGCATTCAGCAGGATCGGCAGAGGCCGAGCAGTTTCTGAAGGATGGCCAGCGTCTGTTGACGTCCATTCCGGTGGTACGCAGCTTCCAGGTGTTCAACCAAGTGAGCGCCAAGAACGATTACCAATACGGCTTCTCCATGGTGTTCGATAACCAGGCCGATTACGAAGCATACAATGCGCATCCGGTTCACGTTGATTTCGTGGAAGGCCGCTGGGTGCCGGAAGTGGCGCGGTTTTTGGAGATTGATTTTAAGAATTATGGGGGTTAA
- a CDS encoding (Fe-S)-binding protein, which yields MGFLSPNLLAALLRWLLFAGMTAGALVCFYLVVSRRVGYIRLGRRIAPKRPAPPYDEAGDEYDDRESESEDTVRLSSFSANAALASEAVASPEARRRLEWAYQVFGHRKLLKDIRSGLMHLVLFYGFIVLQFGALDIIWEGISGSPLPFLDYHWFVYMQEMTVSLVLLALLYGGFRRYVERLRRLKRGWKPSIVLWFIGGLMITVLLTQAFNRLQGASSGSASLYVGYAPVSSAIAEALRLVDVTHDVSRVFYELFWWLHYAVLLSFLVYVPQSKHFHIFTAPVNLWLRRRSPPGKLTPLDLEDETAESFGVGAIEEFTQKQLLDLYACVECGRCTNVCPASNTGKLLSPMHLIVKLRDHLTEKGAAITSKSPWVPAFGGGAGLPSSAHVMQSDAPVLWVKQSESEGTAVTIDPTMTAQKQAWTVHADMAPSDVALIGDVMTESELWSCTTCRNCEDQCPVGNEHVDKIIDMRRFLVLTEGKIPAEAQRAMNNIERQGNPWGLPRSERGSWLSAYNSAFAVEGAAPVLTMQEAAKRKGSEERPELVLWAGTMGAYDQRSRKVLFAVVRLLQHAGIPFAVLGGEERNSGDTARRLGNELLFQTLCTENIATLERYGVRRVVTICPHTFNAFKNEYPDFGLSKSVVVEHHTSLLERLVAQQLIKPVHPLGERVVFHDSCYLGRYNGIYDAPRNLLRAIPGVKLLEMERNRDNGMCCGAGGGLMWMEERSGVRVNEARASQAIATSPTIIGSACPYCLTMMEDGIKLLDAEDTVRARDVAELLAESVFG from the coding sequence ATGGGGTTTCTAAGCCCAAATCTGCTTGCGGCGCTCTTGCGATGGCTGCTGTTTGCAGGGATGACGGCAGGAGCGCTCGTGTGCTTTTACCTCGTTGTGAGCAGGAGAGTGGGGTATATCCGGCTCGGCCGAAGAATAGCGCCAAAACGGCCCGCCCCGCCCTATGACGAAGCAGGCGACGAGTATGACGACCGCGAGAGTGAGAGTGAGGACACAGTCCGTCTATCCTCTTTTTCAGCGAATGCGGCGCTTGCATCGGAGGCAGTTGCGAGCCCGGAAGCGCGCAGGCGGCTCGAATGGGCGTACCAAGTGTTCGGTCACCGCAAGCTCCTGAAGGACATCCGGAGCGGACTGATGCACCTGGTTCTGTTCTACGGGTTTATTGTGCTGCAGTTTGGAGCGCTGGACATTATTTGGGAAGGGATCAGCGGTTCGCCGCTGCCTTTTCTGGACTATCACTGGTTTGTGTATATGCAGGAAATGACCGTGTCGCTCGTGCTGCTGGCGCTGCTCTACGGCGGCTTCAGGCGATATGTGGAGCGGCTTCGTCGTCTGAAAAGAGGCTGGAAGCCCTCTATTGTGCTGTGGTTTATCGGGGGTTTGATGATTACGGTGCTCCTTACGCAAGCTTTTAACCGCTTGCAGGGCGCGTCTTCCGGCAGCGCTTCGCTTTATGTGGGCTACGCTCCGGTTTCATCGGCAATTGCCGAGGCGCTGCGCCTTGTTGATGTAACGCATGACGTCAGCCGCGTGTTCTACGAGCTGTTTTGGTGGCTGCATTATGCGGTGCTGCTGTCATTTCTGGTGTATGTGCCGCAATCGAAGCATTTTCATATTTTTACAGCTCCGGTCAACTTGTGGCTAAGGCGCCGCTCCCCTCCTGGGAAGCTAACGCCGCTTGACCTTGAGGATGAAACCGCCGAATCGTTCGGCGTCGGGGCGATTGAAGAGTTTACGCAAAAGCAGCTGCTCGACCTTTATGCTTGCGTCGAATGCGGGCGCTGCACGAATGTGTGCCCGGCATCGAATACCGGCAAGCTGCTGTCGCCGATGCATCTGATTGTGAAGCTTCGCGATCATCTGACGGAAAAAGGCGCTGCAATTACGTCCAAGTCGCCATGGGTGCCGGCTTTCGGCGGCGGAGCTGGGCTGCCTTCAAGCGCGCATGTGATGCAGAGCGATGCGCCGGTGCTGTGGGTGAAACAGTCCGAGAGCGAGGGCACCGCTGTAACCATCGACCCGACGATGACCGCGCAAAAGCAAGCTTGGACTGTTCACGCCGACATGGCTCCATCGGATGTGGCGCTTATTGGCGACGTGATGACGGAGTCGGAGCTATGGTCGTGCACGACCTGCCGCAATTGCGAGGATCAGTGCCCCGTAGGCAATGAGCACGTGGACAAAATCATCGATATGCGCCGCTTCCTCGTCCTGACGGAAGGCAAAATCCCGGCAGAGGCCCAGCGTGCGATGAACAATATCGAGCGCCAGGGCAATCCGTGGGGGCTGCCGCGTTCGGAGCGGGGGAGCTGGCTCTCGGCGTACAACAGCGCTTTTGCTGTGGAGGGGGCTGCGCCTGTTCTGACGATGCAGGAGGCAGCGAAGCGAAAAGGGAGCGAGGAGCGCCCGGAGCTGGTGCTGTGGGCCGGAACGATGGGCGCTTACGATCAGCGGAGCCGCAAGGTTCTGTTCGCCGTTGTGCGGCTGCTCCAGCATGCCGGCATTCCGTTCGCCGTGCTCGGCGGGGAGGAACGCAACTCCGGCGATACGGCGCGGCGTCTCGGGAATGAGCTGCTGTTCCAGACGTTGTGCACCGAGAATATTGCTACGCTCGAGCGCTATGGAGTACGGCGAGTCGTGACGATTTGCCCGCATACGTTCAATGCGTTCAAGAATGAATATCCGGATTTTGGACTGAGCAAATCCGTCGTGGTGGAGCATCATACGAGCTTGCTCGAACGGCTCGTTGCGCAGCAGCTCATTAAGCCGGTGCATCCGCTTGGGGAGCGAGTTGTGTTCCACGACTCGTGCTACTTGGGGCGCTATAACGGAATCTACGATGCCCCGCGCAATTTGCTTCGCGCGATCCCGGGTGTGAAGCTGCTCGAAATGGAGCGCAATCGCGACAATGGCATGTGCTGCGGTGCAGGCGGCGGCCTCATGTGGATGGAAGAGCGCAGCGGCGTGAGGGTGAACGAAGCTCGGGCGTCGCAAGCGATAGCCACTTCGCCGACTATCATCGGCTCGGCATGCCCGTACTGTCTGACGATGATGGAGGACGGCATCAAGCTGCTTGATGCGGAGGACACGGTTCGGGCTCGCGACGTCGCGGAGCTGCTGGCGGAGAGTGTGTTTGGGTGA
- a CDS encoding DUF2238 domain-containing protein — MPFRRNYVLLIEIALFVVFWVLLAIHPNSVLDWWMENILNFAAIIVLAVSYRRFKFSRLSYTLIILLIALHTFGAHYAYHETPVDRWMKPLFHLKRNMYDRIVHCGFGLLLSYPMIELLTRVSRTRRIGAYLFTPWILLGFGALYEIGEMYVVFLAPKKEGQDFLGMQGDIWDSQHDMEMTLYGAILAVVVIALCRKLWRKKSDTPLTEMEYNE; from the coding sequence TTGCCATTTCGTCGTAATTATGTTCTGCTGATCGAGATCGCTCTTTTCGTAGTATTCTGGGTGCTGCTTGCGATTCATCCGAACAGCGTGCTCGACTGGTGGATGGAGAATATATTGAACTTTGCCGCAATCATCGTGCTCGCAGTCAGCTACCGCCGGTTTAAATTCAGCAGGCTTTCTTACACGCTGATCATTCTTCTAATTGCGCTACACACATTCGGCGCTCATTATGCGTACCATGAGACGCCTGTCGATCGTTGGATGAAGCCGCTGTTTCATCTCAAGCGGAACATGTATGACCGTATCGTCCATTGCGGCTTCGGCCTGCTGCTCAGCTATCCGATGATTGAGCTGCTCACGCGCGTTTCCCGTACACGCCGTATTGGGGCATATCTGTTTACTCCGTGGATTCTGCTCGGCTTTGGTGCGCTCTATGAGATCGGGGAGATGTACGTCGTATTCCTCGCGCCGAAGAAGGAAGGGCAGGATTTTCTCGGGATGCAGGGGGACATCTGGGATTCGCAGCATGACATGGAGATGACGCTGTACGGCGCGATTCTCGCAGTAGTTGTGATTGCATTGTGCAGGAAGCTGTGGAGGAAAAAATCAGATACACCGCTGACCGAAATGGAATATAATGAGTGA
- a CDS encoding DinB family protein, translating to MVKALFQYNWLVRDEWFRLLETVPEKELAKKQLAGVGSFLDTMLHIIDVEYSWFRTIVKKPDIQFDPAEYGSLAAIKALSDKLRPEIEAVLDGWSHEQDGELVSPSWQEQQFYRKDEIWHHMIVHEIHHIGQFSVWAKELGVKSASANFIGRGLL from the coding sequence ATGGTGAAGGCGCTGTTTCAGTACAACTGGCTTGTCCGGGATGAATGGTTTCGGTTACTGGAGACCGTTCCGGAGAAGGAGCTTGCGAAGAAGCAGCTTGCAGGAGTAGGCTCTTTCCTGGATACGATGCTGCACATTATCGATGTGGAGTATAGCTGGTTTCGGACGATTGTGAAGAAGCCCGACATCCAGTTCGATCCGGCGGAATATGGAAGCTTGGCGGCCATTAAAGCGTTATCGGACAAGCTGAGGCCTGAGATCGAAGCCGTTCTCGACGGTTGGTCGCATGAGCAGGATGGAGAGCTTGTTTCGCCGTCTTGGCAGGAGCAGCAGTTCTATCGCAAGGATGAGATTTGGCATCATATGATTGTGCACGAGATTCATCACATCGGGCAATTCTCAGTATGGGCGAAAGAGCTTGGCGTGAAGTCGGCATCTGCGAATTTCATCGGGCGAGGGTTGCTGTGA